From Acinonyx jubatus isolate Ajub_Pintada_27869175 chromosome B2, VMU_Ajub_asm_v1.0, whole genome shotgun sequence, a single genomic window includes:
- the SMIM28 gene encoding small integral membrane protein 28, with protein sequence MYTAQKQAEDVVIDCVWADGDRAKANSLGPNGSTNQQIQKTKESCEVEGWPVHQSDANLRGLMASSWRKYGHAGRGTHEGLTSESSLPLPETQLQGTQKVSSAKDDVEPFLCILLPATILLFLAFLLLFLYRHCKAARPRGQVFSIDLPEHPPSAGEVTDFRPGLPWSGEPGFPYSPLPREAALLPACSPPSYEEATRTRPGAGTLDAGLRRLEGSPGPEEQL encoded by the exons ATGTACACAGCACAGAAGCAGGCAGAAGATGTGGTCATCGACTGTGTCTGGGCTGATGGCGATAGAG CTAAAGCAAATTCCCTTGGGCCCAACGGATCTACAAACCAGCAGATCCAGAAAACCAAGGAGTCTTG CGAGGTAGAAGGGTGGCCGGTGCATCAGTCGGATGCAAACCTGCGGGGACTGATGGCCAGCAGCTGGAGGAAGTATGGACACGCTGGCAGGGGGACACATGAGGGGTTAACTAGCGAATCAAGCCTACCTCTCCCGGAAACCCAGCTGCAG GGCACCCAGAAGGTAAGTTCCGCGAAAGACGACGTGGAGCCCTTCCTGTGCATCCTTCTTCCAGCGACCATCCTGCTCTTCCTGGCCTTTCTGCTGCTGTTCCTGTACCGCCACTGCAAGGCCGCTAGGCCCCGGGGGCAGGTGTTCAGCATCGACCTCCCAGAGCACCCCCCCTCGGCGGGAGAGGTCACGGACTTCCGGCCCGGCCTCCCCTGGAGCGGCGAGCCTGGCTTCCCTTACTCCCCGCTGCCCCGGGAGGCGGCCCTCCTCCCAGCGTGCTCACCACCCTCCTACGAAGAGGCCACCAGGACCCGCCCTGGGGCAGGGACTCTGGATGCAGGCCTGCGGCGTCTGGAGGGGTCACCTGGCCCGGAGGAGCAACTATAA